The window CGAGAAACAGAGGTGTTGCGGCGCGCACCATTTTGCCCGTGCGTTCGTCTGGCACAGAGACGAAAAAGCGTTCGGCATGCAGCTCTTTCGTGACCCGCATATGCCCGGATATCCAGCGGATGGCAAAATTGTTGCTGAGGTCGGGCTGCGAATCGCCTGCAAAGAACATCTTGATGCCGGTCACAAGCAGGAAGGCGGCAAAGATGTAGAGCACCCAATAGGCTTCACTGACCAGCGCAGCTCCGGCAGCGATCATGCCCCCACGCAGCGCGATGACGCCAATGATACCCCACAACAGCGCACGGTACTGATACTTTGCCGGAATGGCGAAATAGGTGAAGATGAGGCTGATGACGAAGATGTTGTCGATCGACAGCGCCTTCTCGATGAAGAAGCCCGTAAAATACTTCATGCCTAGGTCGGCACCCTTTTCGGCCCAGACCCAAGCGCCAAAGGCAAGCGCTATCGTGATGTAGAAAGCGGACAGCTTCAGCGACTCAGCGATTCCCATCGCCCGGTCCTCCTTGTGCAGAAGGCCGAGGTCGAACGCAGTAAGCGCCACTACAATGGCAAGGAACGCCAGCCAGAACCAGACCGGCGTACCCAAAAAGGAAGCCAGCAGAAATTCAATCATGCAGCGGTCCGATCAGGAAAAGAAATTTTGTTTGAGGATGTGGAGCAGCAGCAGTTTAGTCGAACAGCTCTTCGAGAAACGATTTTCGCCGCTTGCCGTAATAAGGTTGATGATGCCCAAAAGGGGCGGACGGCGCGGCAACTGGGGGCGCGGCCGGAACGGCTGCGGCAAGCGAGCGTTCCAGGATCTTGTCGAGTTCCCCTCGATCCAGCCACACGCCGCGACACTTCGGGCAATAATCGATCTCGATTCCCTGCCGGTCACTCATGACAAGCGCGACGCGGCAAGTTGGGCAGGACATTTCATCGTGAGAAGTCATCAGAAACCTTCTTGGCAATAGAGCGGGAAAAGAGAGAGTTTGGGGCGGCGAAGGGATGCGCCGCCCCATAGCGCAGGGCCTTATCGGGGGTTGAGAGACGGGCTGCGCTGTATGCGGGCAATTTCGTCCTTGAGCCTGAGGCGCAGGCGCTTGAGTGTTTTCATATCATTCTGCCGCGCGCCGTTCCGGCAATTGTCGATGAGCCGGTTCAGACGGCGATGTTCTTGTTGCAGACGGACAAAATATCGGTTCACGGCAAATCTCCTTGACAAGAATACTGAGCCAGAAATTGCGATTGCTCAAATTGAATATTTGATATATCCTTGATAGTATATAGCTATCAGGATGATCATGAGCACTCTGCGCCAATTCACCTATCTTGTCGCCATTGCCGATTATAGGAACTTTCGGCGCGCGGCAGATGCCGTGCATGTCTCGCAGCCGACACTGAGTCAGCAATTACGGGCACTGGAAGCCCGGCTTGGCGTGACTCTGGTCGAACGCAATGAAAGTCCGGTTCAGCTGACGCCCATCGGACGTGAAGTCGTCACTCGGGCGCGCAAGCTGCTGCTGGAAGTGAAAGATATCGAGGACATGACGAAGCGCGCGAAGACCGGAATCGGAGGCACGATCCGCTTCGGCGTAACGCCCACACTTGGGCCGTATCTGATGCCGCGCATTGTCGCATCCTTGCACCGCGCCCATCCCGACATGCGCCTGTATGTTCGAGAGGGAATTCCCGATGAACAGGCCCGCGAACTGGCGCGCGGCGAGCTGGACATGATCCTGTCGCCGCTCCCGGTATCGGGAAGCGCGCTACACATCGAACCACTTTTTCGCGAACCGCTCCATATTGTGTGCCCCCCTGATCATCCGGTCGCGAAGGCGGCGCTGGTGCGGAAGCAGGATCTGGCAGGCGCAGGCTTCCTGAGCTTTGACCAGCGCCACCATGCCTACCGCCAGGTCAGGGAAGTGTGCGAGGACTTTGGTGCGTTGGTACTTGAGGACTATCAGGGAACAAGCCTTGATGCGCTTCGCCAGATGTGTGGCTCTGGGCTCGGCTTCGCGATCATTCCCGAATTATACCTGCGCTCGGAGGTCGGTGGCGAAGACATGGTCAAGCGGCTTGACCTGGCGGATTGGAGTGCCAGCCGGTCTATCGCTGCGGTCTGGCGCGATGGCGCTGCATATTCCGACATCTACCGGATCATCGCCGAAGCGATCGCCGGCGAAGCGCGCCGCATTCTCGGCGAGGATTTCCGATAGATACTATCTATCAATTCTCGCCTAATGAATCCATCAATCGCTCCTAGGTCTGCAATGCTTCCTGTATTAGATTGTTCGTACTTTCGGATTTGCAGGAAAAGACCAGATGGAACCGTATTTCGAAGCCTCCGCAAACGCGCGAGCCCAGTCGACATCGAAATTCGACGCAGGGCTCCGGCATCATATGCAGGGCATTTACCGCAACATGGGTATCGCACTCATCGTTAGCGGATCGATAGCTTTTGCGATCAGCGCAACGCCAGCGCTGTATGAGCCGATTTTTGGTACGCCGCTGAAGTGGGTGGCAATGTTCGCACCACTGGCGTTCGCCATGTTCTTCAGCTTCCGGTTCGACCGGATCAGCCTCCAGGGCGCCTACGCCTGTCTTTGGGGCTTCGCGGCGGTGATGGGCATCTCCATGGCGAGCATCTTCCTGGTGTTCACCGGTGCCAGCATCGCCAGCACCCTATTCATCGCGGCCTCGATGTTTCTTGCCGTTAGCCTTTTCGGTTATACCACGAAGTCCGATCTGTCGCGCTGGTCGAGCTTTCTGTTCATGGGACTGATCGGTGTCGTCATCGCATCGCTCGTCAACCTGTTCCTGCAATCGGGCCCCATGCAGCTCGTGATTTCGATCATAGGCGTGATTGTGTTCACAGGGCTGACAGCATGGGATACGCAGCGTGCAAAAGCCGAATATATCGCTTATGGCGCTGGCGCGGCGACAGAGAAGTTGGCTGTAATGAGTGCATTCTCCCTCTATCTCAATTTCGTCAATATCTTCCAGCTCCTGCTTCAGTTGGTCGGTGTTCAGAAATCTGAGTGACGATTGTTCGTATAGCCGTCGCATCAGGGGTGCTGTCAGTCTAACTGCAACCCGTTTGCGATCGGCGGAGTTCTCCCCTTCTCAGCGTCACCTCATAGCATGAGGTTCTGTCACTCGGCCAAGGCGGCCGGGTGACAGGTCTTGTAAGTTTGGCGGTAAACAAGGTGGACATTGGAATGGACCAAGGCGAACATCTGGAGCGAAACGGTTCCACCATGGCCGCACCGTCTCGTGGCAAAGGTCGATCCCGCGTTCGAACAGCAGGTCCTCAGCATTTCGAAGGCTCAACGGAAGGCAAACATACATCATCACGACCAGCCGGATGATCTTGGGTGACGAGTTGAAATAGCGAAATGGGTTGGCTGCTTTGCAACGTCTGGGCATCGCCCGGCCCTAGCCTCACAAGCTCGCTTTGCAATCAAGTGCTCTTGCTTTGACAGTACCTGACCAGCCAGTCCCTTCTGGCCTATGGGCAGGTCTGCTGCGAGACAGACTCCAAACCTTGCCGAGCACGCTGGCTGACCTAGTTGCCACATATCGGCGCGACAGGGAGGAGCTAGGCTGGCTGGCCCATCCTTAAGGCCAACACGCTTGGGGCTTTCTTTTAAAGTGGATCGAAGATCCACGCCCGCTGCTGCACGTACCGCGAATGTCGCCCAGTGGGCAAATCTGCTAATGTCCGCTTTCCGCCCCAAAGTCGTCATTGCGGCTCAACCAATTTCATCCCAAAAGCGGACATTGAAGCCCGGAGGCTTCCAAGAACGAGAGCAAAATGGATCAGGCCGCAAATGGCCCTAGCGCCCGGTTTATTGGGGAGCGTTTATGGGAACGAACGTCACTAGGTTAAAAAAACCTATATAAATCAATATATGGTGGCGGAGCGGGAGGGATTCGAACCCTCGATACGGTTTTGCCGTATACTCACTTTCCAGGCGAGCGCCTTCGACCACTCGGCCACCGCTCCGCATGCTCTGGAAGCGAGGGCCACTATCGACTTGGTCGGACTTTCGCAAGCGAACAGGCTGTGTAAAAAGCACGCATGACAAAATACGTTTTTGCACCATTCGCGCTGCTGGCTATTGCTTCTGCTCCGGAAGCGGCGCCATCTCCTGCCGAGATCGTCTCATCTGCGCCCGCCACGGCTTGGCAAGATATTGCGCAAGAGGATCTCCTTGAGATGACTTTGGCTAATGGGTCCGTTGTCACGATCCAACTCGTGCACGAGTTTGCTCCCGTCCATGTCGCCAATATCCGCAAACTGGTTGCAGCGCATTTCTGGGACGGGACAAGTATCAACCGGGTGCAGGAAAACTATGTCGTGCAATGGGGGGACGCGACGGAAAAAAAGGCACTTCCAGCAGGTCTCGGTACGGCACCGGCCAGTGACTATGTTCGGCCACTGAATGGCCTTGGGTTTCTCCCCCTGCCCTATCCCGATCCCTATGCGCGACGCGTGGGGCATGGGCACGGCTGGCCAATTGCAACGGATGGAAAGCAGGCCTGGCTACCGCATTGTTTCGGGATGATCGGTGTCGGCCGAAACCTGGCGCCAGATACCGGCAATGGTGCTGAGCTTTACGTCGTCAACGGCCACGCGCCGCGTCATCTTGACCGGAACCTTGCGGTGGTTGGTAGAGTGATTGATGGCATTTCGGCCCTGACGACCCTGCCCCGTGGCACGGGTGCGCTGGGCTTTTATGAAAAGCCCGAAGAGCGCACCTTCATAACCAGCATCAAGGCCGGCAGTCGCGACCGCTGGCAGAATTTGCGCATTGAATCGCCGTCTTTTGCTGCATATTCACTGGCACGTGCCAATCGGCACGACGCATTCTTCAACGTTCCGGCTGGCGGTGCAGACATCTGTAATGTCCCGGTGCCAATTCGAAAATTGTCAGTGCAAGCGGGTGGACAGTAAGAATCATACGCTGGCTTCCCAAAGTGGTCCAAATCGATGGATCGTCGAAAAATGTTTCGTTCTGCCGCTGCCTCCGATAGGGCGCATTCACTGGTTGCTCTAAGTTTTCGGAGACTGCATACATGCCTTTCGTCGCAGACAAGCTGATCCTGTTTGGAGCCACCGGCGACCTGTCACAGCGCATGCTTCTCCCGTCATTGTGCGCCCTGAATGCCGATGGGCTTGTTGCCGACGATCTCAAAATCATCGGAACGGCACGGTCGGACCATGACGATGACAGCTTCCGCGCCTTTGCAGCAGACGCACTTGAAAAATACCTCCCGGATGACCGCAAGAGTGCAATCCCGGCCCTGCTCGCACGGCTGAGTTACCAGACGCTTGACGCTTCCAAGCCCGAAGGTTTTTCGGCTCTGGCGGGGAAAGCTGGCAAGGTAGACGACGGGCTTGCCATTTTCCTGTCAACCGCCCCTTCCCTGTTCGAACCCACAATAGCGGGTCTTGCAGCAGCCGGTCTGGCTGGCGAGCGGGTCAGAATCGGGCTTGAAAAGCCCCTTGGCACTGACCTGGAAAGCAGCCGACAGATCAACGATGCCGTATCGGCTGCTTTTACCGAAGACAGGATTTTCAGGATCGACCATTATCTTGGCAAGGA of the Aquisediminimonas profunda genome contains:
- a CDS encoding TerC family protein; amino-acid sequence: MEFLLASFLGTPVWFWLAFLAIVVALTAFDLGLLHKEDRAMGIAESLKLSAFYITIALAFGAWVWAEKGADLGMKYFTGFFIEKALSIDNIFVISLIFTYFAIPAKYQYRALLWGIIGVIALRGGMIAAGAALVSEAYWVLYIFAAFLLVTGIKMFFAGDSQPDLSNNFAIRWISGHMRVTKELHAERFFVSVPDERTGKMVRAATPLFLALVVINLADLVFAVDSVPAIFAITTDTFVVYTSNIMAILGLRALYFALSAMIDRFHYLKYALAAVLVFIGSKIFVSDFLLGGAKFPPAASLAVTFALIGAGIGWSLWKTRNVPAASQSSSITIP
- a CDS encoding zf-TFIIB domain-containing protein encodes the protein MTSHDEMSCPTCRVALVMSDRQGIEIDYCPKCRGVWLDRGELDKILERSLAAAVPAAPPVAAPSAPFGHHQPYYGKRRKSFLEELFD
- a CDS encoding YdcH family protein; translated protein: MNRYFVRLQQEHRRLNRLIDNCRNGARQNDMKTLKRLRLRLKDEIARIQRSPSLNPR
- a CDS encoding hydrogen peroxide-inducible genes activator; this translates as MSTLRQFTYLVAIADYRNFRRAADAVHVSQPTLSQQLRALEARLGVTLVERNESPVQLTPIGREVVTRARKLLLEVKDIEDMTKRAKTGIGGTIRFGVTPTLGPYLMPRIVASLHRAHPDMRLYVREGIPDEQARELARGELDMILSPLPVSGSALHIEPLFREPLHIVCPPDHPVAKAALVRKQDLAGAGFLSFDQRHHAYRQVREVCEDFGALVLEDYQGTSLDALRQMCGSGLGFAIIPELYLRSEVGGEDMVKRLDLADWSASRSIAAVWRDGAAYSDIYRIIAEAIAGEARRILGEDFR
- a CDS encoding Bax inhibitor-1/YccA family protein; translated protein: MEPYFEASANARAQSTSKFDAGLRHHMQGIYRNMGIALIVSGSIAFAISATPALYEPIFGTPLKWVAMFAPLAFAMFFSFRFDRISLQGAYACLWGFAAVMGISMASIFLVFTGASIASTLFIAASMFLAVSLFGYTTKSDLSRWSSFLFMGLIGVVIASLVNLFLQSGPMQLVISIIGVIVFTGLTAWDTQRAKAEYIAYGAGAATEKLAVMSAFSLYLNFVNIFQLLLQLVGVQKSE
- a CDS encoding peptidylprolyl isomerase → MTKYVFAPFALLAIASAPEAAPSPAEIVSSAPATAWQDIAQEDLLEMTLANGSVVTIQLVHEFAPVHVANIRKLVAAHFWDGTSINRVQENYVVQWGDATEKKALPAGLGTAPASDYVRPLNGLGFLPLPYPDPYARRVGHGHGWPIATDGKQAWLPHCFGMIGVGRNLAPDTGNGAELYVVNGHAPRHLDRNLAVVGRVIDGISALTTLPRGTGALGFYEKPEERTFITSIKAGSRDRWQNLRIESPSFAAYSLARANRHDAFFNVPAGGADICNVPVPIRKLSVQAGGQ